A single window of Rubripirellula lacrimiformis DNA harbors:
- a CDS encoding transposase, whose protein sequence is MPRPPRIQFPGANYHVVTRGDGRRKLFHDQGHYDRFTQGLHDEVQRSGWVVLAYCWMPNHIHALIQTPEPNLARGMQHWLSGYANWYAKRNHRTGHLYQGRYKAFLVEDAGYYWTLSRYIHLNPCNGTRPLAAAPESWPNSSFAGYARKSKRVDWIAYDQLHAYWNASVGGKDAATAYRRYVKAGLEVPENPFKTELREWVFGSEDFLRRMIQLADGDDVVRQQSTSRRLGSVGADEIIASAAAYHAVEPADYAVFRSAAAGRDMAAWLCRRWSPATLRELGPRFGLSGVDSVSNLVRRAEQRHKESSRWRQDAANIERQLYLNTEHKA, encoded by the coding sequence ATGCCCAGACCGCCCCGGATCCAGTTCCCTGGCGCCAACTACCACGTCGTCACCCGTGGTGATGGACGGCGCAAGCTGTTTCACGATCAAGGCCACTACGATCGCTTCACGCAGGGACTTCACGACGAGGTCCAGCGAAGTGGGTGGGTCGTGCTGGCCTATTGCTGGATGCCAAATCATATCCATGCCCTGATCCAAACTCCCGAGCCCAATTTGGCTCGCGGCATGCAGCATTGGCTTTCCGGGTACGCCAACTGGTATGCCAAACGAAACCACCGAACCGGACATCTCTATCAGGGACGCTACAAAGCCTTTCTGGTCGAAGATGCGGGCTATTACTGGACACTCAGTCGGTACATCCACTTAAATCCTTGCAACGGCACTCGCCCGCTGGCTGCCGCCCCCGAGTCCTGGCCCAACAGCAGTTTTGCGGGTTACGCGCGGAAGTCAAAGCGGGTCGACTGGATTGCCTACGACCAGCTGCATGCGTACTGGAATGCGTCGGTGGGCGGCAAGGACGCCGCGACCGCTTACCGCCGCTATGTCAAAGCCGGCTTGGAAGTCCCTGAAAACCCTTTCAAGACAGAGCTACGCGAGTGGGTTTTCGGAAGCGAAGACTTTCTGCGTCGGATGATCCAGCTGGCTGACGGAGACGACGTGGTTCGCCAGCAGAGCACATCCAGGCGACTGGGAAGTGTCGGAGCCGATGAGATCATTGCGTCAGCCGCTGCCTACCACGCAGTGGAGCCGGCGGACTACGCTGTGTTCCGAAGCGCCGCAGCGGGCCGCGACATGGCGGCCTGGCTATGCCGACGATGGTCGCCGGCCACCCTACGAGAGTTGGGGCCGAGGTTTGGTCTGTCGGGAGTGGACAGTGTATCGAATCTGGTTCGTCGAGCGGAACAACGGCACAAGGAGTCCTCGCGGTGGCGTCAAGATGCTGCAAATATCGAACGGCAACTTTACCTGAACACCGAACACAAGGCCTGA
- a CDS encoding DUF1294 domain-containing protein, which yields MIARCLAFGELSLRYQGRIANWNDERGFGFIAPIDDGRRVFVHISSFSGRQRRPIENDMVTYEIGTEAKGRVRAERVVFADERLPWNTSFELGNVSLTFAGIFLVVLTGAVVFGKLPVPILGLYFVSSVVAFVAYSLDKSAAKQGRWRTQESTLHLLGLIGGWPGAAVAQSLLHHKSRKQSFQVVFWVTVVINCGALGWLFSPSGAVVLRSIFEISRG from the coding sequence TTGATCGCTCGCTGCTTAGCCTTCGGAGAACTTTCATTGCGGTATCAAGGAAGAATAGCGAACTGGAATGATGAACGAGGCTTCGGATTCATCGCCCCGATTGACGACGGAAGACGAGTCTTCGTCCACATCTCGTCCTTTTCAGGTCGACAGCGCAGGCCAATTGAAAATGACATGGTGACCTACGAAATCGGGACGGAAGCCAAGGGACGAGTGCGGGCTGAACGCGTCGTATTTGCTGACGAGCGTCTGCCGTGGAATACCTCATTTGAACTTGGAAACGTCTCGCTCACGTTTGCCGGTATCTTCTTGGTGGTTCTGACAGGGGCGGTAGTTTTCGGGAAGCTGCCGGTTCCGATTCTCGGGCTCTATTTCGTCTCTAGCGTTGTCGCATTTGTTGCCTACTCGCTCGACAAGTCAGCAGCAAAACAGGGCCGTTGGCGAACACAAGAAAGCACTTTGCATCTCTTAGGGCTGATAGGTGGCTGGCCAGGTGCAGCAGTCGCACAGTCGCTGCTTCATCACAAATCCAGAAAGCAGTCTTTTCAAGTCGTGTTTTGGGTTACTGTCGTGATCAATTGCGGTGCGCTCGGCTGGTTGTTCTCGCCGTCGGGTGCCGTTGTGCTTCGTTCCATTTTCGAAATATCGCGAGGGTGA
- a CDS encoding group II intron maturase-specific domain-containing protein, which translates to MLHWEATVADVRIHGTTRKQVRDHFDAAEKNELLPLPTERFANFSEARRKVNRDGHVAIDHAFYSAPPEYVGRSVWARWDVRRFKQRVREITGRSRGISMDRRLGELRRYVRGWMGYFGIASQLKLFDKLDQWIRRRIRMCYWKRPKRRRTMLIRLGVPRRQAIRHARSRKGYWRMAKTIASNVGLTNKWLQEQGLLSMKTLWAELAPLRRTA; encoded by the coding sequence TTGTTGCACTGGGAAGCTACGGTTGCCGACGTTCGAATTCATGGAACGACACGGAAGCAAGTCCGCGACCACTTCGATGCAGCGGAGAAGAACGAACTGCTGCCACTGCCCACCGAGCGTTTCGCTAACTTTAGCGAAGCACGTCGCAAGGTGAACCGCGACGGTCATGTAGCGATCGATCATGCGTTCTACAGTGCACCACCGGAATACGTCGGCAGAAGCGTTTGGGCTCGATGGGATGTCCGTCGCTTCAAGCAGCGTGTCCGCGAGATCACCGGCAGAAGCCGGGGGATTTCAATGGACCGCCGACTGGGCGAGCTGCGACGCTACGTCCGCGGCTGGATGGGCTACTTCGGGATCGCATCGCAATTGAAACTGTTCGACAAACTCGATCAGTGGATCCGCCGCCGCATTCGGATGTGCTACTGGAAACGGCCGAAGCGTCGTCGGACGATGCTGATTCGGCTGGGAGTTCCTCGCCGCCAAGCGATTCGTCACGCACGCAGTCGCAAAGGCTACTGGCGGATGGCGAAAACCATCGCCAGCAACGTTGGACTGACCAACAAGTGGCTCCAAGAACAAGGCTTACTCAGCATGAAGACTCTGTGGGCAGAGCTTGCTCCACTTCGTCGAACCGCGTAG